From a single Oxalobacter vibrioformis genomic region:
- a CDS encoding DUF3077 domain-containing protein has protein sequence MAKNHSTQNRPKAKLHQAKTTHCGFFTFNKDHPELFAVNPGVPVTVALDEAGNFVSTARNIAHSAFCNPDADSMYSIYCLLEMAMAVIETANHSLKMEVCHEQ, from the coding sequence ATGGCTAAAAACCATTCTACACAAAACAGGCCGAAAGCAAAATTGCACCAGGCAAAGACCACGCATTGCGGCTTTTTCACGTTCAATAAAGACCACCCAGAATTATTTGCCGTTAACCCCGGGGTACCCGTTACCGTCGCACTGGACGAGGCCGGAAATTTCGTTTCAACAGCGCGAAATATCGCTCATTCTGCATTTTGCAACCCTGATGCAGATTCCATGTACAGCATTTACTGCCTCCTTGAAATGGCAATGGCCGTCATTGAAACGGCGAATCATTCGCTGAAAATGGAGGTGTGCCATGAGCAATGA
- a CDS encoding DUF3077 domain-containing protein translates to MSNDKAVKRTLQEHAFFHCNSQHDSLFAVRENVPITDALAQVSCLLSSATSVVQCNDSPCGADWAVVHLIDMAQAVVEAVNASLLKQEAMNN, encoded by the coding sequence ATGAGCAATGACAAAGCCGTGAAGCGCACCTTGCAGGAACACGCATTTTTTCACTGTAATTCGCAGCATGACAGCTTGTTCGCCGTTCGGGAAAACGTGCCAATCACCGATGCTTTAGCCCAAGTGTCATGCCTTCTCTCTTCCGCTACCAGTGTTGTCCAGTGCAATGACAGCCCTTGCGGTGCAGATTGGGCTGTGGTTCATTTGATCGATATGGCCCAGGCAGTAGTAGAGGCTGTAAATGCAAGTTTGCTGAAGCAAGAGGCCATGAATAATTAA
- a CDS encoding helix-turn-helix domain-containing protein, with amino-acid sequence MSFKVMTWASRQKVGGSSAKALLLVMANLADDQGICYPSQRYLSEVLEQNIKTVQKNIKFLQENGFLVDTGKRVGGTKSVIVYQLSMSKAPPKTDELNTPKVGVPPKTEYALNYPEAPPILPRSTPKNGVRTQKEYKGNRDSAARGTRLPDDWQPSEEMISYCRQKRPDLDPHEVGERFRDFWLSKPGKDGRKADWAATWRNWVRNERQGTATPSAANVRPWELP; translated from the coding sequence ATGAGCTTCAAGGTGATGACATGGGCGTCCAGGCAAAAGGTTGGCGGTTCATCTGCAAAGGCCCTGCTTCTTGTCATGGCCAACCTGGCTGATGATCAGGGCATTTGCTACCCCTCGCAGCGGTATCTCTCCGAAGTCCTGGAGCAAAACATAAAGACCGTTCAGAAGAATATCAAGTTTCTTCAGGAAAATGGTTTTCTGGTTGATACCGGAAAAAGAGTCGGGGGTACAAAATCTGTCATCGTTTATCAGCTTTCAATGTCGAAAGCACCACCAAAAACGGATGAGTTAAATACCCCCAAAGTTGGAGTACCTCCAAAAACGGAGTACGCCCTAAATTACCCGGAAGCACCCCCTATTTTACCGAGAAGCACCCCCAAAAACGGGGTACGGACACAAAAGGAATATAAAGGGAATAGAGATAGTGCTGCGCGAGGTACTCGCTTGCCTGATGACTGGCAACCATCAGAAGAGATGATTTCCTACTGTCGACAAAAAAGACCTGATCTTGATCCACATGAAGTTGGAGAAAGGTTCCGGGACTTTTGGCTATCAAAGCCAGGGAAGGACGGCAGAAAAGCCGATTGGGCCGCTACCTGGAGAAATTGGGTAAGGAATGAGCGTCAGGGTACGGCAACACCATCAGCTGCGAACGTCAGGCCTTGGGAGTTGCCATGA
- a CDS encoding DnaB-like helicase C-terminal domain-containing protein translates to MKNILVDDDIDFDYYLSETDAAEKVRPASGYLNEVMHVLAPAQDAPRNPRMPFANCFVEFRPGEVTLWAGENGSGKSMLQGQVMAGLSEKQGVCIASFEMKPPMTLARIVRQVTQHGKPSKEKVREWLDSTQGKLWLYDQQGTTDARRMIAVVKHCAERLNCKHIAIDSLMKCVRGEDDYNGQKAFVDDLTAAARDYNVHIHLVAHMRKSNNERGMPGKMDIKGTGAITDLVDNVIILWRNRQKEKDAEAGKEVNRNDPDTVLICEKQRNGDWEGRTKLYFSRTSMRYSDVPRVV, encoded by the coding sequence ATGAAAAACATACTCGTTGATGACGATATCGACTTTGACTACTACCTGAGCGAGACAGACGCCGCAGAGAAAGTGCGGCCGGCATCAGGCTACCTGAATGAAGTTATGCACGTCCTGGCGCCGGCACAGGACGCACCGAGAAACCCGCGCATGCCCTTTGCCAACTGCTTCGTGGAGTTTCGCCCTGGTGAAGTTACCCTTTGGGCCGGTGAAAACGGGTCCGGCAAGTCCATGCTGCAGGGGCAGGTTATGGCCGGGCTTTCCGAAAAGCAGGGAGTCTGCATTGCCAGCTTTGAAATGAAACCACCCATGACACTGGCAAGAATTGTCCGGCAGGTCACACAGCACGGTAAGCCATCAAAGGAAAAAGTCAGGGAATGGCTTGATTCAACACAGGGCAAGCTCTGGCTGTACGATCAGCAGGGCACCACCGATGCACGGCGCATGATCGCCGTTGTGAAGCATTGCGCGGAAAGACTGAACTGCAAACATATCGCGATTGACAGCCTCATGAAGTGCGTGAGAGGCGAGGATGATTACAACGGCCAGAAAGCGTTTGTAGATGATCTTACGGCCGCTGCACGTGACTATAACGTTCACATCCACCTGGTAGCGCACATGCGCAAGAGCAACAACGAAAGGGGCATGCCCGGAAAAATGGATATCAAAGGTACCGGCGCCATTACTGACCTGGTGGATAACGTCATCATCCTATGGAGAAACCGCCAGAAGGAAAAAGATGCTGAGGCTGGCAAAGAGGTAAATCGCAACGATCCTGACACCGTCCTGATCTGTGAGAAACAGCGTAACGGTGATTGGGAGGGGCGAACAAAGCTTTACTTCAGCCGTACCAGCATGCGCTACTCCGATGTGCCGAGAGTTGTGTAA
- a CDS encoding Nmad2 family putative nucleotide modification protein, which produces MGKLYTYIVAEDTGLAPNPFFQWCTLALATPNHMHARAFSGDWIAGFFPVSGQYRLLYAMEVQLRLSLSDYFLHPDFECKKPDVKGTDEQKYGDNFYSLENGIWLQHQTLHHRGDEWRQKDTRHNPPVFASQKYWYFGKNAVEVPAEFSELVPRQGMQVNHPHPEKAAAFKTWVEGYRKGMHAYPRDFSEAADDAFSIFRTL; this is translated from the coding sequence ATGGGCAAACTCTACACCTACATTGTGGCAGAAGACACCGGTCTGGCACCCAACCCCTTTTTCCAGTGGTGCACACTTGCCCTTGCCACACCCAATCATATGCACGCCAGAGCTTTCAGCGGAGACTGGATAGCCGGTTTTTTCCCTGTGTCGGGCCAGTACCGCCTGTTGTATGCCATGGAGGTGCAGCTCAGGCTCTCCCTCTCGGATTACTTTCTCCATCCGGACTTTGAATGCAAAAAGCCTGACGTGAAAGGAACGGATGAACAGAAATACGGAGATAATTTTTACAGCCTTGAAAACGGCATCTGGCTGCAGCACCAAACCCTGCACCACCGGGGAGATGAATGGCGGCAGAAAGACACCCGGCACAACCCGCCGGTATTTGCCTCACAAAAATACTGGTACTTTGGCAAAAACGCGGTTGAGGTACCTGCCGAATTCTCAGAACTGGTTCCCCGCCAGGGTATGCAGGTCAACCACCCCCACCCAGAAAAAGCTGCCGCTTTCAAGACATGGGTTGAAGGATACCGCAAAGGCATGCATGCCTACCCTCGAGATTTTTCCGAAGCAGCAGATGATGCCTTTTCGATTTTCAGGACGCTTTGA
- a CDS encoding GNAT family N-acetyltransferase has translation MANRKIREKLVLKPVDEGHLEQFNKLLRYVFQVTSKDLLEGGYEDGELIRSKLPMLERADVFGWFNGDNLVSQVCIYPCTVNIHGRIYDMGGITGVGTYPEYAGIGLMSDLLRVALKSMREKRQWISYLYPYNIPFYRHKGWEIMSDMVSFTVSDAKLPKQVDVPGYVERGEIDHPDVLKTYDHFARRTHGALIRNEDDWEEYWRWENEEERIAAVYYNEKREPTGFVIYWVEQDIFHIKEMVYLDMESRKGLWNFIGAHYSMIDEVQGKIYKNEPLAFFLDDSEITETITPYYMARIVDVKAFLELFPFIGLKTPFHFVVSDPVAEWNNGIFCVAGTENGKNRITDEPLGNPIALSIQTLSALLMNYRSASYFADLERIRTDTETVKMLENIIPNQEPYFSDYF, from the coding sequence ATGGCAAATCGTAAAATTCGTGAAAAGCTGGTATTAAAGCCGGTGGATGAGGGGCACCTTGAGCAGTTTAACAAGCTCCTGAGATATGTGTTCCAGGTTACCAGCAAGGATCTGCTGGAAGGCGGCTATGAGGATGGTGAGCTGATTCGCTCGAAGCTGCCCATGCTGGAGCGGGCCGATGTTTTCGGGTGGTTCAACGGGGACAACCTGGTTTCACAGGTATGCATCTATCCCTGTACCGTTAATATTCATGGGCGGATATATGACATGGGCGGGATTACCGGGGTCGGCACTTATCCGGAATATGCCGGTATCGGGCTGATGAGTGACCTTCTCCGGGTAGCGCTCAAATCCATGCGCGAGAAAAGGCAGTGGATATCCTACCTCTACCCCTACAATATTCCTTTTTATCGCCACAAGGGCTGGGAAATCATGTCAGACATGGTGTCTTTTACCGTTTCGGATGCCAAATTGCCCAAACAGGTTGATGTGCCGGGGTATGTCGAAAGGGGCGAGATCGATCATCCTGATGTACTCAAGACCTATGATCATTTTGCCCGGCGAACACATGGCGCCCTGATCAGAAACGAGGATGACTGGGAAGAATACTGGCGCTGGGAAAATGAGGAAGAGCGGATCGCGGCGGTTTACTACAATGAAAAACGGGAGCCGACCGGTTTTGTCATCTACTGGGTGGAGCAGGATATTTTTCATATCAAGGAAATGGTGTATCTGGATATGGAATCCCGCAAGGGGCTGTGGAATTTCATCGGTGCACACTATTCGATGATCGATGAAGTCCAGGGCAAGATTTACAAGAATGAGCCGCTGGCGTTTTTCCTGGATGACAGCGAGATCACGGAAACGATCACACCGTATTACATGGCACGGATAGTGGATGTGAAGGCCTTTTTAGAGTTGTTTCCTTTTATCGGCTTAAAAACACCTTTTCACTTTGTCGTATCTGATCCAGTAGCGGAATGGAATAATGGCATTTTCTGTGTTGCCGGAACGGAAAACGGAAAAAACCGTATCACGGATGAGCCGCTCGGCAACCCCATCGCACTTTCGATACAGACGCTCTCCGCGCTCCTGATGAATTACCGGAGTGCCAGTTATTTTGCCGATCTGGAGCGTATCAGGACAGATACCGAGACAGTCAAAATGCTGGAAAATATCATCCCTAACCAGGAGCCGTATTTTTCCGATTATTTTTAA
- the rplI gene encoding 50S ribosomal protein L9, with protein MQVILLEKITNLGNLGDIVRVKDGYARNYLIPQRMARRATAAAIEEFEARRAELEKVAAEKLAAAKGQGEKLDGMTVQIQQKSGVDGRLFGSVTNADIAEALSKQGFAIEKAQIRLPTGPLKTVGDFPVAVSLHTDVVVNVTVAVLGEHA; from the coding sequence ATGCAAGTTATTCTGTTGGAAAAAATTACCAACCTTGGCAATCTTGGGGATATCGTCCGCGTAAAAGACGGTTATGCCCGAAACTACCTCATCCCGCAACGCATGGCACGCCGTGCCACCGCAGCGGCTATTGAGGAATTTGAAGCGCGTCGCGCCGAACTGGAAAAAGTCGCAGCTGAAAAGCTCGCCGCAGCCAAAGGCCAAGGCGAAAAACTGGACGGCATGACAGTCCAGATTCAGCAAAAATCCGGTGTGGATGGCCGCCTGTTTGGCTCCGTCACCAATGCGGATATTGCTGAAGCACTGTCAAAGCAGGGCTTTGCGATTGAAAAAGCCCAGATTCGTCTCCCGACCGGCCCGCTGAAAACCGTGGGTGACTTCCCTGTTGCTGTTTCACTGCACACTGATGTGGTAGTCAACGTTACGGTTGCCGTACTTGGCGAACACGCATAA
- the rpsR gene encoding 30S ribosomal protein S18 translates to MAMGRRFDKNKMKERRKQQNPLFKRKKFCRFTAAKVEQVDYKDIETLKDFVQENGKIMPARLTGTRAIYQRQVDTAIKRARFLALLPYTSLHQS, encoded by the coding sequence ATGGCAATGGGTAGAAGATTTGATAAAAACAAAATGAAAGAAAGACGCAAACAGCAAAACCCGCTGTTCAAGCGTAAAAAATTCTGCCGCTTTACGGCAGCCAAAGTAGAACAGGTTGATTACAAAGATATCGAAACCCTGAAAGACTTCGTTCAGGAAAACGGCAAGATCATGCCAGCCCGTCTGACCGGCACCCGTGCGATCTATCAGCGCCAGGTGGATACGGCAATCAAGCGCGCCCGCTTTTTGGCCCTCTTGCCGTACACATCCCTGCACCAGTCGTAA
- the rpsF gene encoding 30S ribosomal protein S6: MRHYEIVFIVHPDQSEQVPAMIERYKNTITSKGGVIHRVEDWGRRQLAYLINKFAKAHYVCMNIECNHETLQELETAFKFNDAILRHLTVKMKKAETGPSPMMKSVQKDDSARSRAEPETAPSQPAPVAEESAKEEAGTASE, encoded by the coding sequence ATGCGTCACTATGAAATTGTATTTATCGTTCATCCGGACCAGAGTGAACAGGTTCCGGCCATGATCGAACGTTACAAAAACACGATCACTTCAAAAGGCGGCGTTATTCACCGCGTAGAAGACTGGGGCCGCCGTCAACTGGCTTACCTCATCAACAAATTTGCCAAGGCTCACTATGTTTGCATGAATATTGAATGCAACCACGAGACCCTGCAGGAACTTGAAACCGCTTTCAAATTCAACGATGCCATCCTGCGTCACCTGACAGTCAAGATGAAAAAAGCAGAAACCGGCCCTTCGCCCATGATGAAATCCGTACAAAAGGATGATTCGGCAAGAAGCCGCGCTGAGCCAGAAACGGCTCCCAGCCAGCCTGCACCGGTTGCTGAAGAAAGCGCAAAAGAAGAAGCAGGCACTGCTTCGGAATAA
- the lexA gene encoding transcriptional repressor LexA, producing MKKLTARQQQILDLISRAIEQTGFPPTRAEIASELGFRSVNAAEEHLQALARKGVIEITPGIARGIRLPNADAANADRYPSYSVPLVGRVAAGSPILAQEHVESEYRLDPALFSDKPDFLLKVRGLSMRDIGIMEGDLIAVKKTERVRDGQIVVARIGDEVTVKRFKKAGRSIELHSENPDFEPIVVKGDSEDFSLEGLVVGLVRTVQ from the coding sequence ATGAAAAAGCTGACTGCGCGTCAACAACAGATTCTGGATCTGATCAGCCGGGCCATCGAGCAGACAGGATTCCCGCCAACACGTGCTGAAATAGCCAGTGAACTGGGTTTTCGATCGGTCAATGCGGCTGAGGAACATTTGCAGGCGCTGGCCAGGAAAGGGGTCATTGAAATCACGCCGGGCATCGCCAGAGGGATTCGCCTTCCGAATGCAGACGCGGCCAATGCCGATCGCTATCCGTCGTACAGCGTACCGCTTGTCGGGCGGGTTGCGGCGGGCTCTCCCATTCTGGCGCAGGAACATGTGGAGTCAGAGTACCGTCTTGATCCTGCGCTTTTTTCCGACAAGCCTGATTTTCTGTTGAAAGTAAGAGGGCTTTCCATGCGGGATATCGGCATCATGGAAGGCGATCTGATCGCGGTAAAGAAAACCGAACGGGTCAGGGACGGGCAGATTGTGGTTGCCCGTATTGGCGACGAGGTGACGGTAAAGCGTTTCAAAAAAGCCGGGCGCAGCATTGAGCTTCATTCGGAAAACCCGGATTTTGAGCCGATTGTTGTCAAAGGTGATTCAGAGGATTTTTCGTTGGAAGGACTGGTTGTCGGCCTGGTGCGCACCGTGCAATAG
- a CDS encoding RNA methyltransferase produces the protein MNVSQRDISLFSNLRFILVETSHPGNIGMVARAMKTMGFSRLVLVRPRLPGALTHESAIQLASNAVDILENAEVVDSVEEALKDCRFACAVTSRFREFSPPIIRAREAAVHIAAHPDLNPALVFGSEKYGLPNETVEKCHAMISIPANPDYASLNLAQAVQILAYECRMALPQDVLPDQNVESAGFEDIPASVSQIDGMLNHLEEALTTIGFLNEHSPKKLMPRLRRLFARSALEVDEINILRGIASQIMKKKRPDSH, from the coding sequence ATGAACGTATCGCAAAGGGATATATCCCTCTTTTCCAATCTTCGCTTTATCCTGGTTGAAACCAGCCATCCGGGCAATATCGGCATGGTCGCCCGCGCCATGAAAACCATGGGATTTTCCCGGCTGGTGCTTGTCCGCCCCCGTCTTCCCGGCGCACTGACTCACGAATCCGCCATCCAGCTTGCCAGCAATGCCGTGGATATCCTGGAAAACGCCGAAGTCGTGGATTCTGTTGAGGAAGCCTTGAAGGACTGCCGTTTTGCCTGTGCGGTCACCAGCCGCTTCCGTGAATTTTCTCCCCCCATCATTCGGGCCCGGGAAGCCGCTGTTCATATTGCCGCGCATCCTGACCTGAATCCGGCGCTGGTTTTCGGCAGTGAAAAATATGGGCTGCCCAATGAAACCGTCGAAAAATGCCATGCCATGATCAGCATTCCGGCCAACCCGGACTATGCCTCGCTCAATCTGGCGCAGGCGGTACAGATACTGGCTTATGAATGCCGCATGGCACTCCCACAGGACGTGCTACCTGACCAGAATGTGGAATCAGCCGGATTTGAAGATATACCGGCCAGTGTGTCCCAGATAGACGGCATGCTGAACCATCTTGAAGAGGCGCTGACAACCATTGGTTTTCTGAACGAGCACAGCCCCAAAAAACTCATGCCCCGCCTGCGGCGGCTTTTTGCCAGGAGCGCGCTGGAAGTGGATGAAATCAATATCCTGAGAGGCATTGCCAGCCAGATCATGAAAAAAAAACGCCCCGACAGTCACTAG
- a CDS encoding inositol monophosphatase family protein, whose amino-acid sequence MLNTAVKAARRAASIINRATFDLEKVTVTAKQQNDFVTEVDKAAEQAIIEVLLTAYPTHAILAEESGPSSNLNDESEFVWIIDPLDGTTNFIHGFPQYAVSIALQHKGLVTQAVVYDPVHNDLFTASKGGGAFLNNKRLRVSKTDRLAKALIGTGFVGGDRDPVLLQNFLKMFEVMTMNCHGLRRPGAATLDLAYVAAGRYDGFFEKNLNAWDIAAGALLVTEAGGLVSDFSGETGYLDSGDIIAGNPRVFAQMLHLLQPFA is encoded by the coding sequence ATGCTTAACACGGCGGTCAAGGCAGCACGCCGTGCCGCCTCGATCATCAATCGTGCCACTTTTGATCTGGAAAAGGTAACCGTCACGGCCAAACAACAGAACGACTTTGTGACCGAAGTCGACAAAGCCGCCGAGCAGGCGATTATTGAAGTCCTGCTGACAGCCTATCCAACCCACGCCATCCTGGCCGAAGAGTCCGGCCCGTCATCCAACCTGAACGATGAAAGTGAGTTTGTCTGGATTATTGATCCGCTGGATGGCACCACCAATTTTATCCACGGTTTTCCCCAGTACGCGGTATCCATTGCGCTGCAGCATAAAGGTCTTGTTACCCAGGCGGTGGTTTATGATCCGGTTCATAATGATCTTTTTACTGCCAGCAAGGGCGGCGGCGCTTTCCTGAATAATAAACGGCTGCGTGTCTCAAAAACGGACCGCCTGGCAAAGGCGCTGATCGGTACCGGCTTTGTCGGCGGGGACAGGGACCCGGTACTGCTGCAGAATTTCCTGAAGATGTTTGAGGTGATGACCATGAATTGCCACGGCCTGCGCCGCCCCGGTGCGGCAACGCTGGACCTGGCCTATGTGGCAGCCGGCCGGTATGATGGTTTTTTCGAGAAAAACCTGAATGCCTGGGATATTGCCGCGGGTGCCTTGCTGGTGACAGAAGCTGGCGGTCTTGTCAGCGATTTTTCAGGCGAGACGGGCTATCTGGACAGTGGCGATATTATTGCCGGTAATCCGCGCGTTTTTGCACAGATGCTGCATCTTTTGCAGCCCTTCGCGTAA
- the earP gene encoding elongation factor P maturation arginine rhamnosyltransferase EarP — protein sequence MTSGFQFDLFCRVVDNFGDAGVCWRLARQLAAEYPVQVRLWIDRLETLQKISPALNAGKAEQLVSGVTVRHWPEVFPDTDTASIPDVVIEGFGCHLPDNYLLSMAHCHRQPVWINMEYLSAESWVDNCHRMASPQSSLPLTRHFFFPGFTGATGGLFREAGLIEKRSCFQADDAGKQAFLQQLGVDNAADDVLSLFCYEDAPVMDLFRMLAEQKEKSVLCLVPEGVASASVSRFLGCPAKAGEKQSEGALTVQVIPIVSQDAYDRLLWSCDLNFVRGEDSFLRAQWAARPFIWQIYPQDDEAHVVKLDAFLAYYFAEMPKSMAKTVGNAWRMWNGISINEADTASAMREMIFRDLPTLTAYGAKWANKLAGEEDFAASLFRFVSSMR from the coding sequence ATGACGTCCGGCTTTCAGTTCGATCTTTTCTGTCGCGTTGTCGATAATTTTGGCGATGCAGGCGTCTGCTGGCGGCTGGCGAGACAACTGGCTGCAGAGTATCCGGTACAGGTCAGGCTGTGGATAGACCGGCTTGAGACACTGCAGAAAATCAGCCCGGCACTGAATGCCGGGAAAGCGGAACAGCTCGTATCGGGAGTAACGGTTCGGCACTGGCCGGAAGTCTTTCCCGATACGGATACCGCATCGATTCCGGACGTTGTTATTGAAGGGTTTGGCTGCCATTTGCCGGACAATTACCTTTTGTCTATGGCGCATTGCCACAGGCAGCCTGTCTGGATCAATATGGAATACCTGAGTGCGGAATCCTGGGTGGATAATTGCCACAGGATGGCGTCACCACAATCATCACTGCCGTTAACCAGACATTTTTTCTTTCCGGGCTTTACCGGAGCGACAGGCGGGTTGTTCCGGGAGGCCGGCCTGATTGAAAAGCGCAGCTGCTTTCAGGCGGATGACGCAGGTAAACAGGCGTTTTTACAGCAGTTGGGTGTTGACAACGCGGCGGATGATGTCCTGTCACTTTTCTGCTATGAGGATGCGCCGGTCATGGATTTATTCCGGATGCTGGCAGAACAAAAGGAAAAAAGCGTGCTGTGCCTGGTTCCGGAAGGGGTTGCCAGCGCATCTGTCAGCCGGTTTTTGGGCTGTCCGGCCAAAGCAGGGGAGAAACAGTCAGAGGGTGCATTAACCGTGCAGGTCATTCCGATTGTGAGTCAGGATGCGTATGATCGGCTTCTCTGGTCGTGTGACCTGAATTTTGTCCGGGGAGAAGACTCTTTTTTGCGGGCGCAATGGGCGGCCAGGCCTTTTATCTGGCAGATTTACCCGCAGGACGATGAGGCGCATGTTGTGAAACTGGATGCGTTTTTGGCGTATTATTTTGCGGAAATGCCAAAAAGCATGGCAAAAACCGTCGGGAATGCGTGGCGGATGTGGAATGGCATCAGCATAAATGAAGCGGATACTGCGAGCGCTATGCGGGAAATGATTTTCCGGGATTTGCCGACATTGACAGCATATGGCGCGAAATGGGCAAATAAACTGGCCGGTGAAGAAGATTTTGCCGCCTCGCTTTTCCGATTCGTCAGCAGTATGCGTTAA
- the efp gene encoding elongation factor P, whose product MKQAQEIRSGNVIMVNNEPMVVLKSEFSKSGRNASVCKMKLKNLLTGSNMEAVYRADDKFNTVILERKPVTYSYFAEPLYVWMDADYLQYEIEAENMGDALNYLEDGMQVDAVFYDGKAISVEMPNTIVREVTYTEPAVKGDTSSGKVTKSAKIASGFTLQVPLFVDIGDKIEIDTRTNEYRSRANK is encoded by the coding sequence ATGAAACAAGCACAGGAAATACGCTCAGGCAATGTCATCATGGTCAACAACGAGCCCATGGTGGTTCTGAAATCAGAGTTCAGCAAATCGGGCCGCAATGCCTCTGTCTGCAAGATGAAATTGAAAAATCTCCTGACAGGCTCCAACATGGAGGCGGTATATCGCGCCGATGACAAGTTCAATACGGTTATTCTCGAGAGAAAACCTGTTACTTACTCTTATTTTGCAGAGCCGCTGTATGTCTGGATGGACGCGGACTATCTCCAGTATGAAATTGAGGCAGAAAATATGGGAGATGCCCTTAATTATCTTGAGGATGGCATGCAGGTGGATGCAGTGTTTTACGACGGTAAAGCCATTTCCGTGGAGATGCCCAATACCATCGTCAGGGAAGTCACTTATACCGAACCGGCTGTCAAAGGGGATACCTCTTCCGGCAAGGTGACAAAATCAGCCAAGATCGCGTCCGGGTTTACCCTGCAGGTACCGCTTTTTGTTGACATTGGTGACAAGATTGAAATCGATACCCGCACCAATGAATATCGCAGCAGGGCCAACAAGTAA
- the galE gene encoding UDP-glucose 4-epimerase GalE, which produces MILVTGACGYIGSHTCIELLERGYPVLAIDNYANSSREALFRVEEITDKGVAFHQCDIRDRMLLNRIFSDYSIDGVIHFAGIKASGEYLSEPLRYFSVNVGGTVTLMQALSDAGVKHMLYSSSANMYGQAESAPVSESARLSAANPYGRSKLMAEVILADLVRADPNWSIGVLRYFNPAGAHPSGRIGEDPKDIPNNIMFYAAQVAAGELDKLTIFGDDYPTEDGTQVSDYLHVMDLARGHVDALAYLFTQGKGFTVNLGSGKGYSVLEIIRAFERVTGLPIPYEIKSRKVADTPVCIANPSLATSLFGWKAEHTLDEMCTDYWRWVTMNPNGYKE; this is translated from the coding sequence ATGATTCTTGTTACAGGCGCCTGCGGCTATATCGGCTCACATACCTGCATTGAGTTGCTGGAAAGGGGCTATCCGGTTTTAGCCATCGATAATTACGCCAACAGTTCGCGTGAAGCGTTGTTTCGTGTCGAGGAAATCACTGACAAAGGGGTTGCCTTTCATCAATGCGACATACGCGACCGGATGCTGTTGAACCGGATATTTTCAGACTATTCCATTGATGGCGTTATTCATTTTGCCGGTATCAAGGCTTCCGGCGAATATCTTTCAGAGCCGCTTCGCTATTTCAGCGTGAATGTCGGCGGGACGGTGACCCTGATGCAGGCGCTTTCTGATGCAGGCGTCAAACATATGCTCTACAGCTCATCGGCCAATATGTACGGACAGGCGGAAAGTGCGCCGGTGTCAGAGTCCGCCCGGCTCTCAGCGGCCAATCCTTATGGCCGCTCCAAGCTGATGGCAGAGGTGATTCTCGCTGATCTGGTGCGTGCTGATCCCAACTGGTCCATTGGCGTTTTGCGTTATTTCAATCCGGCAGGCGCCCATCCAAGCGGCCGTATCGGGGAAGATCCCAAGGACATTCCGAACAACATCATGTTTTATGCGGCGCAGGTTGCCGCAGGCGAGCTGGACAAACTGACGATATTTGGCGATGACTATCCGACCGAAGACGGCACACAGGTCAGTGATTATCTGCATGTGATGGATCTGGCCAGAGGGCATGTGGATGCGCTGGCTTATCTTTTTACGCAGGGAAAAGGGTTTACCGTCAATCTGGGAAGTGGAAAAGGGTATAGCGTGCTGGAGATCATCCGTGCGTTTGAACGGGTAACGGGACTTCCGATTCCCTATGAGATCAAATCAAGAAAGGTGGCCGATACCCCGGTATGCATTGCCAATCCTTCTCTAGCCACGTCGCTTTTTGGCTGGAAGGCCGAACATACTTTGGATGAGATGTGTACCGATTACTGGCGGTGGGTTACCATGAACCCGAATGGCTATAAGGAATAA